One part of the Terrimicrobium sacchariphilum genome encodes these proteins:
- a CDS encoding KpsF/GutQ family sugar-phosphate isomerase, whose amino-acid sequence MDHLVRARKVVEIELAEIQAMADRLNGSFNEAVELVRAAADSRHKVVVVGVGKSGHIGEKIAATLTSTGTPAVVLNSLNALHGDLGVVSDGDIIIALSYSGETDELLNILPALARFDVKLIAITGGLSSTLAKAADCVLDAQVSQEACPLNLAPTSSTTAMLVLGDALAMALLEARGFDKEDFARFHPGGSLGRSLLLKVRQIMRDADQLAVVSLDTPVIEVIKVMNSRRTGAAVIADEAGILLGIFTHGDFARHFSNHPDIGSRPVGDYMTRRPITIGADRLAAEVLNILQKHKIDDLVVVDGAGRAIGLVDSQDLSRLKIL is encoded by the coding sequence ATGGATCATCTCGTCCGTGCTCGAAAAGTCGTAGAGATCGAGCTCGCAGAAATACAGGCCATGGCCGACCGCCTGAACGGCAGCTTCAATGAGGCCGTGGAACTCGTGCGCGCCGCCGCCGACAGCCGCCACAAGGTCGTCGTCGTGGGCGTGGGCAAGAGCGGCCACATCGGGGAGAAAATCGCCGCCACCCTCACCAGCACCGGCACCCCGGCCGTCGTGCTGAACTCCCTCAATGCCCTCCATGGCGACCTCGGTGTCGTCAGCGATGGCGACATCATCATCGCCCTGAGCTACAGCGGCGAGACCGACGAACTTCTCAATATCCTCCCCGCCCTGGCCCGCTTCGACGTGAAGCTCATCGCCATCACCGGAGGCCTGTCCTCGACGCTCGCCAAAGCGGCTGATTGCGTGCTCGACGCCCAGGTTTCCCAGGAGGCATGCCCGCTCAATCTCGCCCCCACCTCCAGCACCACCGCGATGCTCGTACTCGGCGACGCCCTCGCCATGGCGCTGCTCGAGGCCCGGGGCTTTGACAAGGAGGATTTCGCCCGCTTCCATCCCGGTGGGTCCCTCGGTCGCTCGCTCCTGCTCAAGGTGCGCCAGATCATGCGCGACGCCGACCAGCTCGCTGTCGTCTCGCTCGACACCCCTGTCATCGAGGTGATCAAGGTGATGAACTCCCGCCGCACCGGCGCCGCCGTCATCGCCGACGAGGCAGGCATCCTCCTCGGCATCTTCACCCACGGGGATTTCGCCCGGCATTTCTCCAACCACCCCGACATCGGAAGCCGACCTGTGGGCGATTACATGACCCGACGGCCCATCACCATCGGGGCCGACCGCCTCGCCGCCGAGGTGCTCAACATCCTGCAAAAGCACAAGATCGACGACCTCGTGGTGGTCGACGGCGCCGGACGCGCCATCGGGCTCGTCGATTCCCAGGACCTATCCCGCTTGAAAATCCTCTAG
- the efp gene encoding elongation factor P, producing the protein MALANDLRKGMAIRYNNNPAIVLEVQHRTPGNLRAFVQVIIRYINTGKSADVRFSSTEKVDLVDVNRQELEFSYADPQGFHFINPDDYETITLQPELVSEVKDYLVENLKVEVLSIEGRPAQVEIPSSVVLKVTESAEGVRGDSANNVQKPATLETGLVVQVPLFIKEGELIKIDTRTGSYMGRA; encoded by the coding sequence ATGGCACTCGCAAACGATCTCCGCAAAGGTATGGCCATCCGGTATAATAACAACCCGGCCATCGTTCTTGAAGTTCAGCACCGCACGCCCGGCAACCTCCGCGCCTTCGTGCAGGTCATCATCCGGTACATCAATACCGGCAAATCCGCCGACGTGCGCTTCTCGTCCACGGAGAAGGTCGACCTCGTCGACGTGAACCGCCAGGAGCTCGAGTTCAGCTACGCCGACCCGCAGGGCTTTCATTTCATCAATCCCGACGACTACGAGACCATTACGCTCCAGCCCGAGCTCGTCTCGGAGGTGAAGGATTACCTCGTGGAGAATCTCAAGGTGGAAGTCCTCAGCATCGAGGGCCGTCCCGCCCAGGTGGAAATCCCCTCCTCCGTCGTTCTCAAGGTCACGGAATCCGCCGAGGGCGTCCGTGGCGACAGCGCCAACAACGTGCAGAAACCGGCCACGCTCGAGACCGGCCTCGTCGTTCAGGTCCCGCTCTTCATCAAGGAAGGCGAGTTGATCAAGATCGACACGCGCACGGGCTCCTACATGGGCCGCGCCTAA
- a CDS encoding SAM-dependent methyltransferase, translating into MSSSTIDFLERLQAAHGGSIPFDRWMQEALYHPQYGYYTANIRDIGRGGDFTTWPVMRRNLSRAIARWARSHQPRGKWHLIEIGAGTGALGADVWKALGWFGRPQLHIVDVSPVLRAAQKKVLPRGTRWHDSLADALAACNGEAVIYSNELVDAFPCRVFQKQDDRWRELSLSIGGSRWIEHWTESATLPDSTAITHPWPDGQRVETQEAFRQWYETWRPLWKAGAMLVIDYGEEVAELYHRRLRGSLRAYAHHQRLEGPQAYLGFGKRDLTVDVNFTDLRHWLRAPGPTQTLAQFLSAQGQPVELGDAGEAFKVLETSPHA; encoded by the coding sequence GTGAGCAGCTCGACGATCGACTTTCTGGAGCGACTCCAGGCCGCCCATGGCGGGAGCATCCCGTTCGATCGCTGGATGCAGGAGGCGCTCTACCATCCGCAGTACGGCTACTACACGGCAAACATCCGCGACATCGGGCGCGGAGGCGACTTCACCACCTGGCCCGTCATGCGGCGCAATCTCTCCCGTGCCATCGCCCGCTGGGCGCGATCGCACCAGCCGCGCGGCAAATGGCATCTCATCGAGATCGGCGCGGGCACTGGGGCGCTCGGGGCGGACGTATGGAAGGCCCTCGGGTGGTTCGGCCGCCCGCAACTCCATATCGTCGACGTCTCGCCCGTCCTCCGCGCGGCGCAGAAAAAGGTGCTCCCGCGCGGCACCCGCTGGCATGACTCCCTGGCGGACGCCCTCGCCGCCTGCAACGGTGAGGCGGTGATTTACTCCAACGAACTGGTGGACGCCTTTCCCTGCCGGGTCTTTCAGAAACAGGATGATCGCTGGCGCGAGCTCTCGCTCAGCATCGGCGGCTCCCGCTGGATCGAACACTGGACCGAGTCCGCAACATTGCCCGACTCCACCGCGATCACGCATCCTTGGCCCGACGGTCAGCGCGTCGAGACACAGGAAGCCTTTCGCCAATGGTACGAGACTTGGCGTCCGCTCTGGAAAGCTGGGGCCATGCTCGTCATCGACTATGGCGAGGAGGTTGCCGAGCTGTACCACCGCCGACTGCGCGGGTCGCTCCGGGCCTATGCCCACCATCAGCGCCTCGAGGGACCACAGGCCTACCTTGGCTTCGGCAAACGCGACCTCACGGTGGACGTGAATTTCACCGACCTCCGCCACTGGCTCCGCGCTCCTGGACCCACGCAAACCCTCGCGCAATTCCTCTCCGCCCAGGGCCAACCCGTGGAGCTAGGCGATGCCGGAGAAGCCTTCAAGGTGCTGGAAACCTCTCCTCATGCCTAG
- a CDS encoding YdeI/OmpD-associated family protein codes for MPRLPKTYKDTPVLPFTSQAEWRRWLEKNHTTCNALWICYAKKSAGIPSITYSEALEEALCFGWIDGQAASLSETHYLQRYTPRRKRSLWSRINRGKAEALIASGRMQPAGLREVEAARADGRWENAYASSTTIEIPQILRHAFDSSPVAAAAFARLDSRNRYAILYRLTHAKREETRQRLVGQFVAMLEEDRTIHPPATRRKPATG; via the coding sequence ATGCCTAGGCTTCCCAAGACCTACAAGGACACCCCAGTCCTCCCATTTACATCGCAGGCCGAGTGGCGTCGTTGGCTGGAAAAGAACCACACAACCTGCAACGCCCTCTGGATCTGCTATGCGAAAAAATCCGCCGGCATTCCCTCCATCACCTATAGCGAGGCGCTTGAGGAGGCTCTGTGCTTCGGGTGGATCGACGGACAAGCCGCCTCGCTGAGCGAAACGCATTACCTTCAGCGCTACACACCTCGCCGCAAGCGCAGCCTCTGGTCGCGAATCAACCGAGGCAAGGCTGAGGCTCTCATCGCCAGCGGCCGCATGCAACCTGCAGGCCTCCGAGAGGTGGAGGCTGCTCGCGCCGATGGTCGCTGGGAAAACGCCTATGCCTCCTCGACGACAATCGAGATCCCCCAAATCCTCCGTCACGCCTTTGACTCCTCCCCGGTAGCTGCTGCAGCCTTCGCCAGGCTCGACAGCCGCAACCGCTACGCCATTCTTTATCGCCTCACTCATGCGAAGCGAGAGGAGACCCGCCAGCGTCTAGTCGGGCAGTTCGTCGCCATGCTGGAAGAAGATCGCACCATTCATCCCCCGGCCACCCGCCGTAAACCAGCCACGGGATAG
- a CDS encoding transglutaminase-like domain-containing protein, with protein sequence MKTLLTLVEAAILTACTSTGTTTVKKIPNACHVYAVAAAQKLLVENHVPAKVMTMTFADGSKHAVTAYAHNGGVYIYDPTVTKGSTLIGPGPLWNAPSEIQQMNPYAKPIAGVWMDN encoded by the coding sequence GTGAAAACGCTCCTCACCCTCGTCGAGGCTGCGATCCTCACCGCCTGCACCAGCACGGGAACGACCACCGTCAAGAAGATCCCGAACGCCTGCCACGTCTATGCCGTGGCCGCCGCCCAGAAGCTTCTCGTCGAGAACCACGTTCCCGCCAAGGTGATGACCATGACATTCGCCGATGGCTCGAAGCATGCTGTAACCGCTTACGCCCATAATGGCGGAGTCTACATCTACGACCCGACAGTGACGAAGGGATCGACCCTGATCGGTCCCGGTCCGCTATGGAACGCACCGTCGGAAATCCAGCAGATGAATCCCTACGCCAAGCCTATCGCCGGCGTGTGGATGGATAATTAG
- a CDS encoding YnfA family protein, with the protein MNALSAVGLYVVTAVAEIAGCYAIYAWVRLGKPVWWLVPGAMALLLFGYLLTMHSGPAGRIYAAYGAVYIAASVVWMWAIEKHAPDRWDSIGVTVCLIGAAIIYFGPRG; encoded by the coding sequence ATGAATGCTCTCTCAGCCGTCGGGCTTTACGTTGTGACCGCTGTGGCGGAGATTGCCGGATGCTACGCGATTTACGCCTGGGTCCGCTTGGGCAAGCCGGTTTGGTGGCTTGTTCCTGGAGCGATGGCTTTGTTGCTCTTTGGCTACCTGCTCACGATGCATTCGGGACCAGCCGGGCGCATATATGCTGCATATGGAGCGGTTTATATTGCCGCATCCGTAGTCTGGATGTGGGCCATTGAGAAGCACGCGCCTGATCGATGGGACTCCATCGGCGTGACCGTGTGTCTCATCGGTGCGGCGATCATTTACTTTGGACCGAGAGGGTGA
- a CDS encoding heavy metal translocating P-type ATPase, with protein MSDCCHHDCCRKEQPAPSPVEIPEGATARTFRVRGMDCPDEIAAIEREMKSVPRVVGVTANLMASSVTIHTDGEVAENELVQAINRSGVTVESGGTENRRGISLSTWLVALSGLGTGLGIALQWVGLRETLWPDAAFLVAIVSGGALVLPKALRAVRSRSLDMNVLMTVAVIGAVSIGEHAEGAAVAFLFSLSELLESWSVGRARRAILALMELAPETALVKREGDFIEVAADSVKVGEIVLVRSGQRIPLDGRVVGGSSAVNQAPITGESLPVEKSPGDEVFAGTINGDGSLQIETTKVAGDTTLARIIHMVEEAQATKAPAQRFVDNFARIYTPAVMVFAIALALVPPLAFGQPWMDWIYRALVLLVIACPCALVIATPISVVSGLAALARGGVLVKGGAYLEALGGLKALALDKTGTITEGKPRVVDIQSVGQASAVEILRIAASINAHSTHPLARAIVARARSESVAVEECSEYRSVQGRGAEGSLGGHDYFVGNHRFAHEIGVCSPALEQRLAGIEAAARSVVVVGHRPHGDCTGEVLGVIAIADTIRPEARHAIARMHKAGLRHVVMLSGDNTKTARAIAQEAGIDEAYGDLLPDDKIAKVKELAAKYGSVGMIGDGVNDAPALAVANVGIAMGAAGTDAAIETADVALMRDDLGMVPEAILLGRRTLGMIRFNICFALAIKAVFLLLAIFGLTSLWFAILADTGATLIVTANALRLLRGVKS; from the coding sequence ATGTCCGATTGTTGCCATCATGATTGCTGCCGCAAGGAACAGCCCGCGCCTTCACCCGTGGAAATCCCGGAGGGTGCAACGGCACGGACGTTTCGGGTGCGTGGCATGGATTGCCCTGATGAGATTGCCGCCATCGAACGCGAGATGAAGTCCGTCCCGCGCGTGGTCGGCGTGACGGCCAATCTCATGGCCTCTTCCGTCACGATCCATACCGACGGAGAGGTGGCGGAGAACGAACTCGTGCAGGCGATCAACCGCAGCGGAGTGACCGTCGAGAGTGGCGGGACGGAGAACCGGCGAGGCATTTCGCTTTCCACCTGGCTGGTGGCTTTGTCGGGTTTGGGAACGGGTCTGGGCATTGCGCTTCAGTGGGTGGGATTGCGGGAAACGCTCTGGCCGGATGCGGCGTTTCTCGTTGCGATCGTGAGCGGCGGTGCGCTCGTCCTGCCCAAGGCGCTGCGGGCGGTGCGATCCCGGTCGCTCGACATGAACGTACTCATGACCGTGGCCGTGATCGGCGCGGTCTCCATCGGCGAGCATGCGGAGGGCGCGGCGGTGGCGTTTTTGTTTTCGCTTTCGGAACTGCTGGAGTCGTGGAGCGTGGGTCGCGCGAGACGGGCGATCCTCGCTCTGATGGAACTCGCTCCGGAAACGGCGCTGGTGAAACGCGAGGGCGACTTCATCGAGGTGGCGGCGGATTCCGTGAAAGTCGGCGAGATCGTGCTGGTGCGCTCCGGGCAGCGCATCCCGCTCGACGGGCGTGTGGTCGGGGGCAGCTCTGCCGTGAATCAAGCGCCCATCACCGGCGAATCCCTGCCCGTGGAAAAATCGCCGGGCGATGAGGTGTTTGCGGGAACGATCAATGGCGACGGTTCGCTCCAGATTGAAACGACCAAGGTGGCGGGAGATACGACGCTGGCCCGCATCATTCACATGGTGGAGGAGGCGCAGGCGACCAAAGCCCCGGCGCAGCGGTTCGTGGACAACTTTGCCCGTATTTACACGCCGGCGGTGATGGTCTTTGCCATCGCTCTCGCCCTCGTGCCGCCGCTGGCGTTTGGCCAGCCGTGGATGGACTGGATTTATCGCGCGCTGGTCCTGCTCGTCATCGCCTGTCCCTGTGCGCTGGTCATTGCCACTCCCATAAGTGTCGTTTCCGGTCTCGCGGCGCTGGCCCGTGGTGGCGTGCTGGTCAAGGGCGGCGCGTACCTGGAGGCCCTCGGCGGCCTGAAGGCGTTGGCTCTCGATAAGACGGGGACGATTACCGAGGGCAAGCCGAGGGTCGTCGATATCCAGTCGGTCGGTCAGGCTTCGGCGGTCGAAATCCTGCGCATCGCCGCCTCGATCAACGCGCACTCCACCCATCCTCTGGCCCGGGCCATTGTGGCCCGGGCGCGGAGCGAGTCCGTTGCCGTCGAGGAATGCTCGGAATACCGAAGCGTCCAGGGACGCGGAGCCGAGGGATCGCTCGGCGGGCATGATTACTTTGTGGGGAATCACCGCTTCGCCCACGAGATCGGGGTTTGCTCACCGGCTCTCGAGCAACGGCTGGCCGGGATCGAGGCGGCGGCGCGGTCCGTGGTGGTGGTCGGTCATCGTCCGCATGGCGACTGCACCGGCGAGGTGCTGGGAGTGATCGCGATAGCGGATACCATCCGGCCCGAGGCGCGCCACGCCATCGCCCGTATGCACAAGGCGGGATTGCGTCACGTCGTGATGTTGAGCGGGGACAATACGAAAACCGCCCGCGCCATCGCGCAGGAAGCGGGCATCGACGAGGCCTACGGCGACCTGCTGCCCGACGACAAGATCGCAAAGGTGAAGGAACTTGCCGCAAAATACGGCAGCGTGGGAATGATCGGCGACGGGGTGAATGACGCTCCTGCGCTGGCCGTGGCCAATGTGGGAATCGCCATGGGGGCGGCGGGTACTGATGCCGCGATCGAGACGGCCGATGTGGCTCTCATGCGGGATGATCTCGGTATGGTGCCGGAAGCCATCCTGCTGGGCCGTCGCACCCTCGGCATGATTCGCTTCAACATCTGCTTTGCCCTCGCGATCAAAGCGGTCTTTCTCCTGCTCGCGATCTTTGGGCTGACCAGCCTCTGGTTTGCTATCCTGGCCGATACCGGAGCGACGTTGATCGTCACCGCGAATGCCCTGCGCCTGTTGCGAGGGGTGAAGTCGTAA
- the cadR gene encoding Cd(II)/Pb(II)-responsive transcriptional regulator, protein MTIGDLAKAADCTTETVRYYEKQGLLPKPERSGNNYRTYGAGHLERLRFVRNCRALDLSQAEIAELLGLMQRPSADCDSVNTVLDAHIADVEARLRELRSLRNQLLTLRKECQSKSTVGQCRILQGISHLGENAMHLAH, encoded by the coding sequence ATGACGATAGGCGACCTCGCCAAAGCGGCGGACTGCACGACCGAAACTGTGCGCTACTACGAAAAGCAGGGCCTGCTCCCCAAACCCGAACGCAGCGGCAACAACTACCGCACCTACGGCGCAGGCCATCTCGAGCGGCTCCGCTTCGTGCGAAACTGCCGCGCCCTCGATCTCTCTCAGGCCGAGATCGCGGAACTACTCGGCCTCATGCAGCGCCCCTCCGCCGACTGCGATTCCGTCAATACCGTCCTCGACGCGCATATCGCCGACGTCGAGGCGCGCCTTCGCGAGCTCCGGTCACTGCGGAACCAACTCCTCACCCTGCGCAAGGAATGCCAGAGCAAATCGACCGTGGGCCAATGCCGCATCCTGCAGGGCATCTCCCATCTCGGGGAAAACGCAATGCACCTTGCCCACTGA
- a CDS encoding serine hydrolase domain-containing protein, whose product MNTPTLRLLACSFVLSVIATSTGSAQTASQAVLTELDQLVADNQDKGGGIVRIAGRDGVLCQGAAGKFAGPDSPDMTPDTPFEIASITKAVTAATILVLAEEGKLTLDTPIGKVLPAKTVQGFDSSLTIRQLLSHTSGLLHYWTDGARDREGNNAFLRSFLADPGHNWTPDEILSYAREIPSRRPGRFHYSDTNFVLLGLIIEHVTGQPLHAVYRQKIFRPLGMDSTWLTYHEPRRGAPQSHRYEGSEDLTDVPRQSADWAGGGLVSTARDLERFLRGLADGKLFHDPATLQAMLTFVPTGEQDISYGLGLYRVKLDGGLGEVWGHDGHGNSFAYYWPQRGVTFTGTLNQVDNDWWPLVEAWVSGGKSLSDFEEDRQTFNASLSTGWDSLYMDKGANGLNDNNRYGAGIYWTALSLTWNISESNFLTAGVWQAFATSGPSYRETDTDITFTQLVGDGFVSLAYDFNYGYSDGNFYSNELVASAGWDFTLGPLTLTPSATYWFALGPDSDSGSGFVEACSSFLNLRLDGNLPLYRDILALDFWGAFGVNFRYNTSPAPDDEVTPFTGPNNLECGLSLPVRVNRYITFSVYGAYSHALNDISGTAANTFWGGGSVQFSY is encoded by the coding sequence ATGAATACCCCCACCCTCCGGCTGCTCGCCTGCAGCTTCGTCCTTTCCGTCATCGCGACCTCCACCGGCTCCGCTCAGACCGCCTCGCAGGCCGTTCTCACCGAACTGGACCAACTCGTGGCTGACAACCAAGACAAGGGCGGCGGCATCGTTCGCATCGCCGGCCGCGACGGCGTCCTCTGCCAGGGCGCGGCGGGGAAGTTCGCCGGACCGGATTCCCCCGACATGACGCCGGACACGCCGTTTGAGATCGCCAGCATCACCAAGGCCGTCACCGCCGCAACGATCCTCGTCCTCGCCGAGGAGGGCAAGCTTACGCTCGACACTCCGATCGGCAAGGTGCTCCCTGCGAAAACCGTGCAGGGTTTTGATAGCTCCCTCACCATTCGCCAACTCCTCTCCCACACTAGCGGCCTCCTTCACTATTGGACAGATGGCGCACGAGACCGCGAGGGCAACAACGCCTTTCTCCGCTCCTTCCTCGCCGACCCGGGGCACAACTGGACGCCGGATGAAATCCTCTCCTACGCCCGCGAGATTCCCTCTCGCCGCCCTGGCCGTTTTCACTATTCGGATACAAACTTCGTCCTCCTTGGCCTCATCATCGAGCATGTCACCGGCCAGCCGCTGCATGCGGTCTACCGCCAGAAAATCTTCCGCCCGCTTGGCATGGACTCGACGTGGCTCACCTATCACGAACCCCGTCGAGGCGCACCACAGTCGCATCGCTATGAAGGCAGCGAAGACCTCACCGACGTGCCCCGCCAGAGCGCCGACTGGGCAGGCGGCGGCCTCGTGAGCACTGCGCGCGATCTCGAGCGCTTCCTGCGCGGGCTGGCCGACGGGAAACTCTTCCACGATCCCGCCACGCTCCAGGCCATGCTCACCTTTGTCCCTACCGGCGAGCAGGACATCTCGTATGGACTCGGCCTTTACCGCGTGAAGCTCGACGGCGGGCTCGGCGAGGTCTGGGGCCACGACGGACACGGCAACTCCTTTGCCTACTACTGGCCGCAGCGCGGCGTCACCTTCACCGGCACGCTCAACCAGGTGGACAACGACTGGTGGCCGCTCGTCGAGGCCTGGGTCTCCGGCGGCAAAAGCCTCTCCGACTTTGAGGAGGATCGCCAGACCTTCAATGCCAGCCTGTCGACGGGATGGGATAGTCTCTACATGGACAAGGGCGCCAACGGCCTGAATGACAACAACCGCTACGGTGCTGGCATCTACTGGACCGCCCTCTCCCTCACCTGGAACATCTCGGAATCCAACTTCCTCACTGCCGGAGTCTGGCAGGCCTTTGCCACCAGCGGCCCGTCGTATCGCGAAACCGATACCGACATCACTTTCACCCAACTCGTCGGCGACGGTTTCGTCAGCCTCGCGTATGACTTCAACTACGGCTACAGCGACGGCAATTTTTACTCGAACGAGCTGGTCGCCTCTGCCGGGTGGGACTTCACCCTCGGTCCGCTCACCCTCACGCCCTCGGCCACCTACTGGTTCGCCCTCGGGCCGGATTCCGACAGCGGCAGCGGGTTCGTCGAGGCTTGCTCGAGCTTCCTCAACCTCCGCCTCGACGGCAACCTGCCGCTCTATCGCGACATCCTCGCCCTCGATTTCTGGGGCGCCTTCGGCGTGAACTTCCGCTACAATACCTCACCCGCCCCCGACGACGAGGTCACTCCCTTCACTGGACCAAACAACCTCGAGTGCGGCCTGTCGCTCCCGGTCCGCGTCAACCGATACATTACTTTCTCCGTCTACGGTGCCTACAGCCACGCGCTCAACGACATCAGTGGCACTGCCGCCAATACCTTCTGGGGCGGTGGCAGTGTACAGTTCTCTTATTAG
- a CDS encoding glycoside hydrolase family 55 protein, which yields MSPPIAVSLLILISNPFAALSASEPDRIFPADAVVNVTLPPYGAKPDDDSDDTAAIQRAISANVGTGRVLYFPAGVYNVCDSLVAKNIRGNWEAHLTLQGQRRDKTILRLASGAPGFGDAAHPKGVLVTGSHWEPGDASDGGGNKAFRNNVFDLTIDTGSGNAGAIGIDYAVSNQGAIERVTITGGGVAGIALRRKIPGPGLIRDVAVRGFDTGIDLGDIQYGLTLEHVTVEGQRVAGIRTSRNVLHMRGITSRNRVPALVVSDRLGMATLLDSDLSGGDAGEFAIDCAGSLLVRHVKIGGYRARPIRCRDGEREPGPIISPPAIGENAFAPLEIRETPAYWNGDLSDWSAVGARREGEPDDTAAIQRAIDAGKSVVYFPNDRTYFLSDTIIVRGAVRQVLGMGAEISLGAAEPPFRDPQNPRPLLRIDSPAGAAVFLENLFFNAQYPGELLILNNSPAMLVISHSSGWVGASGIARTYRNTPKATGPLFIEDVFLPGWEFTGQHVWARQFNPENWASDGSEPQVTNTDGVLWILGFKTEGAAPFLATRSGGRTELLGGYNYISATKSATVPADSIPYLADNATMALTFLAENFRDSDYRAYIRQTLDGKTTVFARTELPPRSGHPGDRSIAVTLFQGGK from the coding sequence ATGTCCCCTCCCATTGCGGTATCCCTCCTTATCTTGATCAGCAATCCATTCGCTGCGCTATCAGCATCCGAGCCGGACCGGATATTTCCCGCCGATGCGGTAGTCAATGTCACCCTGCCGCCTTATGGCGCAAAGCCCGACGACGACAGCGATGACACGGCAGCGATTCAGCGTGCCATTTCCGCGAATGTCGGAACAGGCCGCGTGCTGTACTTCCCGGCGGGCGTTTATAATGTGTGCGACTCCCTTGTTGCAAAGAACATCAGGGGAAACTGGGAGGCACATCTCACACTTCAAGGACAGCGGCGCGACAAAACCATCCTCAGGCTCGCATCGGGCGCGCCGGGATTTGGCGACGCAGCGCACCCAAAGGGGGTATTGGTAACCGGGTCCCACTGGGAACCGGGCGATGCGTCCGACGGCGGCGGCAACAAGGCCTTTCGCAATAATGTCTTCGACCTCACCATCGACACTGGCAGCGGGAATGCCGGAGCGATCGGCATCGACTATGCCGTGAGCAACCAGGGCGCGATCGAGCGGGTCACGATCACGGGCGGGGGCGTCGCCGGCATCGCGCTACGGCGAAAAATCCCGGGGCCGGGCCTGATCAGGGACGTGGCGGTGCGGGGATTCGACACAGGCATCGACCTCGGGGACATTCAGTATGGACTCACCCTGGAGCATGTCACGGTTGAGGGCCAGCGAGTTGCCGGGATACGGACGAGCCGCAACGTGCTGCACATGCGCGGCATCACCAGCCGCAATCGCGTGCCCGCCCTCGTCGTTTCGGATCGTCTGGGCATGGCCACGCTCCTCGACTCCGACCTCTCTGGAGGGGATGCCGGGGAGTTTGCCATCGACTGCGCGGGCAGCCTGCTGGTTCGCCATGTGAAGATCGGCGGCTACCGCGCCAGGCCGATCCGGTGCCGCGATGGCGAGCGCGAGCCCGGCCCGATCATCAGCCCGCCCGCCATCGGAGAAAACGCCTTTGCCCCGCTCGAAATCCGCGAAACTCCCGCCTACTGGAATGGCGACCTTTCCGACTGGTCCGCCGTCGGTGCGCGCCGCGAAGGAGAGCCCGACGACACCGCCGCCATCCAGCGCGCCATCGATGCCGGAAAAAGCGTGGTGTATTTCCCCAATGACCGCACCTACTTCCTCTCCGATACCATCATCGTACGCGGAGCCGTCAGGCAGGTGCTGGGCATGGGCGCCGAGATCAGCCTGGGCGCGGCGGAGCCGCCCTTCCGCGACCCACAAAACCCGCGCCCACTCCTCCGCATCGACTCGCCGGCAGGTGCGGCAGTGTTTCTTGAGAATCTGTTCTTCAACGCCCAGTACCCCGGCGAACTTCTTATCCTCAACAACTCCCCCGCCATGCTCGTGATCTCGCACAGCTCCGGGTGGGTCGGAGCCAGCGGCATCGCCCGCACCTACCGCAACACGCCCAAGGCAACCGGCCCGCTCTTCATCGAGGACGTCTTCCTCCCTGGCTGGGAGTTCACCGGCCAGCACGTCTGGGCGCGTCAATTCAATCCGGAGAATTGGGCCAGCGACGGCTCGGAGCCCCAGGTGACAAATACCGACGGCGTGCTCTGGATTCTCGGCTTCAAAACCGAAGGCGCAGCACCATTCCTCGCCACCCGCTCCGGAGGCCGCACGGAACTCCTCGGCGGCTACAACTATATCTCCGCCACTAAGTCCGCCACCGTCCCCGCCGACTCCATCCCCTACCTCGCCGACAACGCCACGATGGCCCTCACCTTCCTCGCCGAGAACTTCCGCGACAGCGACTACCGCGCCTATATCCGCCAGACCCTCGACGGAAAAACCACGGTATTTGCAAGAACCGAGCTCCCCCCGCGCAGTGGCCACCCCGGCGACCGCTCCATCGCCGTCACCCTCTTTCAGGGTGGGAAGTGA